From one Rosa rugosa chromosome 4, drRosRugo1.1, whole genome shotgun sequence genomic stretch:
- the LOC133744190 gene encoding uncharacterized protein LOC133744190, whose amino-acid sequence MGEAEAEAGGKNKTVIIGIAVAVVILVVIVVVVVVVTNKSKAAKAAKAAKDAASKGAAPTKDGGKKDPPAPGKKDPPASAKKDPPAQGKKDPPAPAKKDPPAKDSPAKKDPPAKNDPRAKKDPPAKDPPSKKID is encoded by the coding sequence ATgggagaagcagaagcagaagcaggaggCAAAAATAAGACGGTTATCATTGGAATTGCTGTGGCCGTCGTCATTCTTGTAGTAATTGTCGTAGTCGTAGTTGTTGTGACCAACAAATCCAAAGCTGCCAAAGCTGCCAAAGCTGCCAAAGATGCTGCAAGCAAGGGTGCAGCACCCACGAAAGATGGAGGAAAGAAAGATCCACCAGCCCCTGGCAAGAAAGATCCACCGGCCTCGGCCAAGAAAGATCCACCGGCCCAGGGCAAGAAAGATCCACCGGCCCCGGCCAAGAAAGATCCACCGGCCAAAGATTCACCGGCCAAAAAAGACCCACCAGCCAAAAATGACCCACGGGCCAAAAAAGACCCTCCAGCCAAAGATCCACCTAGTAAGAAGATCGATTAA